From Nicotiana tabacum cultivar K326 chromosome 15, ASM71507v2, whole genome shotgun sequence, the proteins below share one genomic window:
- the LOC107794995 gene encoding B3 domain-containing protein REM8-like produces MRQQATGKKKYVNKIPLGFLKYLKDHDHIEHAILIRGSKKWLVKVNGRHLEEGWEKFAEDHDLQLGDMLVFGHEGNMEFEVSIFHSNQCEREYEEEQKVHNVEETSKKFEFKGIDTHKLFSQSRFVCTVRPYCLQNDILNIPKQFAWANGLINKKCDLIIRDERQRSWNLVVRSYSTNVYISGGWNEIRDIHCLKEGDRIMFEVVANEKKPTWKFHAKSGEDASIIQEVD; encoded by the exons ATGAGGCAGCAGGCGACGGGCAAGAAAAAGTATGTGAAT AAAATTCCTTTAGGTTTCTTGAAGTATCTGAAGGATCACGACCATATTGAACATGCAATACTGATAAGGGGTAGTAAGAAGTGGCTGGTGAAGGTGAACGGCCGACATCTAGAAGAAGGCTGGGAAAAATTTGCAGAGGACCATGATTTGCAATTGGGAGATATGTTGGTGTTCGGACATGAAGGAAATATGGAGTTTGAAGTTTCCATATTTCATTCAAATCAATGTGAGAGGGAatatgaagaagaacaaaagGTCCATAATGTTGAAGAGACTTCCAAGAAATTTGAATTCAAAG GAATTGACACTCACAAGCTTTTTAGTCAATCTCGTTTTGTATGCACTGTTAGACCCTATTGCCTCCAAAACGATATCTTG AATATCCCTAAGCAATTTGCATGGGCAAATGGTCTCATCAACAAGAAATGTGATTTGATTATTAGAGATGAAAGGCAAAGGTCGTGGAATTTAGTAGTACGTTCGTATAGTACTAACGTGTATATTAGCGGTGGATGGAATGAAATCCGTGATATACATTGCTTAAAGGAGGGAGATCGTATAATGTTTGAGGTTGTTGCTAATGAAAAGAAACCAACATGGAAATTTCATG CCAAATCTGGAGAGGATGCAAGCATCATTCAAGAGGTTGACTGA
- the LOC107794996 gene encoding fasciclin-like arabinogalactan protein 14, whose protein sequence is MSRSIAPLLCTFLLLAATSASAFNITKILSQYSDYSTFNELLSKSGLATEINKRATITVLAVPNGAIGDLTSKSDDVLKRDLSTHVVLDYYDPMKLRNMKEKTAKLTNMYQQSGKAAYDQGFLNVTAKDGSFVFGSAVKGAQRDSRLEKSVMNQPYNISILGISQPIFTPGLDGTLAPVSAPPPKANAPSSPKSSPPPSDDEAESPAEEEEEAESPVEETEAPSPSEDADSPASSPSPADDSPPADAQSPPPAGSSAGKLKVSFGLFVVLASMVAAY, encoded by the coding sequence ATGAGTCGTTCAATTGCTCCACTGCTTTgtaccttcctcctcttggccGCCACCTCGGCCTCGGCCTTTAATATCACAAAAATTCTAAGCCAATATTCAGATTACAGCACCTTCAATGAACTTCTTTCTAAATCTGGCTTAGCCACTGAAATTAACAAAAGGGCCACAATTACAGTCTTAGCCGTTCCAAATGGTGCAATTGGTGATCTTACCTCAAAATCAGATGATGTTCTCAAGAGAGATTTATCAACCCATGTCGTATTAGATTACTATGATCCAATGAAACTCAGAAATATGAAGGAAAAAACAGCAAAATTGACAAATATGTACCAACAATCAGGTAAAGCAGCATATGACCAAGGTTTCTTGAATGTGACAGCTAAAGATGGTAGTTTTGTATTTGGATCAGCTGTTAAAGGCGCTCAACGCGATTCAAGGCTAGAAAAATCAGTAATGAATCAGCCTTATAACATATCAATTCTTGGAATTTCTCAGCCAATTTTTACACCTGGATTAGATGGAACACTTGCACCAGTTTCAGCTCCACCACCTAAGGCTAATGCACCATCTTCACCTAAGAGTTCACCACCACCTTCTGATGATGAAGCAGAGTCCcctgctgaagaagaagaagaagcagagtcCCCTGTTGAAGAAACAGAGGCTCCTTCTCCTTCTGAGGATGCCGATTCTCCGGCCAGTTCACCTTCTCCGGCCGATGATTCGCCTCCGGCCGATGCTCAGTCGCCACCACCGGCAGGATCATCTgctggaaaattgaaggtttccTTTGGTTTGTTTGTTGTTTTGGCCTCAATGGTTGCAGCTTATTAA
- the LOC107794994 gene encoding fasciclin-like arabinogalactan protein 14: protein MNRSIVALLCYFLLLASSASAFNITKILSQFSDYSTFNDLLCKSGLATEINKRVTITILAVPNGAIGDLTSKSDDVLKSVLSTYVVLDYYDIPKLKNLKDKTAKLTTMYQQSGKAGYDQGFLNVTSKDGSFVFGSAAKGAQRDSRLEKSVMNQPYNISILGISQPIVTPGLDGTLAPVSAPPPKANNATSSPKSSPPSDDEAESPEEEAESPVSEETEAPAPSKDADSSASSPAADSPPADAQAPPPARSSARKLKVSFCLFGVLASMVAAF, encoded by the coding sequence ATGAATCGTTCCATTGTTGCCCTTCTCTGTTACTTCCTTCTACTAGCTTCCTCAGCCTCAGCTTTTAATATCACAAAAATTCTAAGCCAATTTTCTGATTATAGCACTTTTAATGACCTTCTTTGTAAATCTGGCTTAGCCACTGAAATTAACAAAAGAGTCACAATTACAATTTTGGCCGTTCCAAATGGTGCAATTGGTGACCTTACCTCAAAATCAGATGATGTTCTCAAGAGTGTTTTATCAACCTATGTTGTATTAGATTACTATGATATCCCGAAACTCAAAAACTTAAAGGACAAAACTGCAAAATTGACAACAATGTACCAACAATCTGGTAAAGCAGGATATGACCAAGGTTTCTTGAATGTGACATCTAAAGATGGTAGTTTTGTATTTGGATCAGCTGCTAAAGGCGCTCAACGCGATTCAAGGCTCGAAAAATCAGTAATGAATCAGCCTTATAACATATCAATTCTTGGAATTTCTCAGCCAATTGTTACACCTGGATTAGATGGAACACTTGCACCAGTTTCAGCTCCACCACCTAAGGCTAATAATGCAACATCTTCACCTAAGAGTTCACCACCTTCTGATGATGAAGCAGAGTCCCCCGAAGAAGAAGCAGAGTCCCCTGTTTCTGAAGAAACAGAGGCCCCTGCTCCTTCTAAGGATGCCGATTCTTCGGCTAGTTCGCCCGCGGCTGATTCGCCACCGGCTGACGCTCAGGCGCCACCACCGGCAAGATCATCTGCTCGGAAATTGAAGGTTTCCTTTTGTTTGTTTGGAGTTTTGGCATCAATGGTTGCAGCTTTCTAA
- the LOC107764156 gene encoding putative xyloglucan glycosyltransferase 5 translates to MAPRLSFFDWWGKETQRGTPVIVKMENPNFSIVEIDGPDSAFKPIEKSRGKNAKQVTWVLLLKANQAVGFVAWLATILWTLFGTIKNRLIFREGVSLASEKLGKSKLLFRIIKACLVISLVMLAFEVVAYFKGWDYFQNPSLYIPHTSDVLGLFHVTYVGWLDFRADYIAPSVQNLSTFCTVLFLIQSLDRLILCLGCLYIKCKKIKPKIEGDPFKSDDLEGSNNSYPMVLVQIPMCNEREVYELSITAVCQLDWPKDRLLIQILDDSDNECIQELIKSEVAKWSQKGINIIYRHRLVRTGYKAGNLKSAMSCDYVKDYEFVAIFDADFQPTPDFLKQTVPHFKDNPELGLVQTRWAFVNKDENLLTRLQNINLCFHFEVEQQVNGVFLNFFGFNGTAGIWRIKALEESGGWLERTTVEDMDIAVRAHLNGWKFIYLNDVRVLCEVPESFEAYRKQQHRWHSGPMQLFRVCLPAIVTSKISIWKKANLILLFFLLRKLILPFYSFTLFCVVLPLTMFIPEAELPFWVVCYIPILMTLLNILPAPKAIPFIAPYLLFENTMSVTKFNAMVSGLFQLGSSYEWVVTKKAGRSSESDLLAAAEKDLKVSGAPQISRGASESELSVLNRLNKQKDETSTPVKKSNKIYRKELALAFLLLTASARSLLSAHGLHFYFLLFQGVTFLLVGLDLIGEQIS, encoded by the exons ATGGCTCCAAGATTGAGTTTTTTTGACTGGTGGGGTAAGGAAACCCAGAGGGGAACACCAGTGATAGTGAAAATGGAGAACCCCAACTTCTCCATTGTTGAAATTGATGGTCCTGATTCTGCATTTAAGCCAATAGAGAAGAGTAGAGGCAAGAATGCTAAGCAAGTGACATGGGTTTTGCTTCTTAAAGCTAATCAAGCTGTTGGCTTTGTTGCTTGGCTTGCAACAATTTTATGGACTTTATTTGGAACTATCAAGAATAGGCTGATTTTTAGAGAAGGGGTTTCTCTTGCAAGTGAGAAACTTGGAAAAAGTAAACTACTTTTCAGAATAATCAAAgcttgtttggtgatttctttgGTTATGTTGGCCTTTGAGGTTGTTGCTTACTTCAAAGGTTGGGATTATTTTCAGAATCCAAGTTTGTATATTCCACATACTTCTGATGTTTTGGGGTTGTTCCATGTAACTTATGTTGGTTGGTTGGATTTTCGCGCTGATTATATCGCGCCTTCTGTTCAAAATCTTTCCACATTCTGTACTGTTTTATTCCTAATTCAGTCGTTAGATCGTTTGATACTTTGTTTGGGTTGCTTATACATAAAGTGCAAGAAGATTAAGCCAAAGATTGAAGGGGATCCGTTTAAATCGGATGATCTTGAGGGATCAAACAACAGCTACCCTATGGTTCTTGTGCAGATTCCAATGTGTAATGAAAGAGAG GTATATGAGTTGTCTATAACGGCAGTCTGTCAACTTGATTGGCCAAAAGACCGTTTGTTGATTCAAATTCTTGATGACTCTGACAATGAGTGCATCCAAGAGTTAATAAAGTCAGAGGTTGCTAAATGGAGCCAAAAGGGTATCAACATAATTTATAGGCACCGTTTGGTTAGAACTGGTTACAAAGCAGGGAACCTGAAGTCTGCGATGAGTTGTGACTATGTGAAGGATTATGAATTTGTTGCAATCTTTGATGCGGATTTCCAACCAACTCCAGATTTTCTTAAGCAGACAGTCCCACATTTCAAG GATAACCCTGAGTTAGGATTGGTTCAAACAAGATGGGCATTTGTTAACAAGGACGAAAACTTGTTGACTCGTCTCCAAAACATTAATCTGTGTTTTCATTTTGAGGTGGAACAGCAGGTGAATGGCGTATTCTTGAACTTCTTTGGTTTCAATGGAACGGCTGGTATCTGGAGAATAAAAGCCTTAGAGGAGTCAGGAGGTTGGCTTGAGAGGACAACTGTGGAAGATATGGATATTGCTGTCCGTGCTCATCTCAATGGCTGGAAATTCATATATCTTAATGACGTGAGG GTCCTTTGTGAAGTTCCTGAATCTTTTGAAGCGTATAGGAAGCAACAACATCGGTGGCATTCTGGCCCGATGCAACTCTTCCGAGTGTGTCTTCCTGCTATTGTTACTTCCAAG ATATCAATATGGAAGAAAGCTAACTTaatacttcttttctttttgttgagAAAACTCATTCTTCCCTTCTATTCATTCACATTGTTTTGTGTAGTTCTTCCTTTAACCATGTTTATCCCGGAAGCGGAACTCCCATTCTGGGTTGTTTGCTACATACCTATTCTTATGACACTTTTAAACATTCTTCCGGCACCAAAAGCCATTCCTTTCATCGCCCCTTACCTCCTTTTCGAAAACACTATGTCAGTCACAAAGTTCAACGCTATGGTATCTGGACTTTTCCAATTGGGAAGCTCATACGAGTGGGTTGTCACCAAAAAAGCAGGTAGGTCTTCTGAATCCGACCTACTGGCTGCTGCTGAAAAGGATTTAAAAGTGTCGGGAGCACCACAGATTAGCAGAGGGGCTTCTGAAAGCGAACTCTCTGTGCTAAACCGATTGAACAAACAGAAAGATGAAACTTCTACACCTGTTAAGAAGAGCAACAAAATATACAGAAAAGAGCTAGCTCTTGCTTTCTTACTGTTAACGGCATCAGCCAGAAGCCTTTTATCGGCTCATGGACTCCACTTTTACTTCCTTCTTTTCCAAGGAGTGACATTCCTCCTTGTTGGTCTCGATCTTATTGGCGAACAGATCAGCTAA